ACGCGATCATGTCGGTCGTCAGCCGGAGCGAGGGTACTGGCGGGAAGACGTGCGTCCCCCGGGACAGGTACTCCTTGACGATGTCGTTCTGGGTCGTGCCCTGGAGCTGGGTGATGTCCGCACCCTGCTCCTCGGCGACGACCTGGTAGAGCGCCAGCAGCCACATGGCGGTGGCGTTGATGGTCATCGAGGTGTTCATCTGCTCCAGGGGGATGTCCTGGAACAGCCTGCGCATGTCACCGAGATGGGCCACCGGGACGCCGACCCGGCCGACCTCGCCGCGGGCGAGGATGTGGTCGGAGTCGTAGCCGGTCTGGGTCGGCAGGTCGAAGGCGACCGACAGACCCGTCTGCCCCTTGGCGAGGTTGCGCCGGTACAACTCGTTGGACGCCTCGGCCGTGGAGTGACCGGCGTACGTCCGCATGAGCCACGGCCGGTCCTTGGCTTGCCTGCCTTCGGCGGGCTGACGCTCACTCATCGTGGACCTCAGATGTTCCGGAAGCGGTTGATGGCGTCGATGTGCTGGGCGCGCTTGGCGTGGTCGCGCACGCCGAGGCCCTCCTCGGGGGCCAGCGCGAGGACGCCGACCTTGCCCTGGTGGAGGTTGCGGTGCACGTCGTACGCGGCCTGCCCGGTCTCCTCCAGGGAGTAGACCTTCGACAGCGTCGGGTGGATCTTGCCCTTGGCGATCAGGCGGTTGGCCTCCCATGCCTCGCGGTAGTTCGCGAAGTGGGAGCCGATGATCCGCTTCAGCGACATCCACAGGTAGCGGTTGTCGTACTCGTGCATGTAGCCCGAGGTCGAGGCGCAGGTGGTGATGGTGCCGCCCTTGCGGGTGACGAAGACGCTCGCGCCGAAGGTCTCGCGGCCCGGGTGCTCGAAGACGATGTCGATGTCCTCGCCGCCGGTGAGCTCGCGGATGCGCTTGCCGAAGCGCTTCCACTCCTTGGGGTCCTGGGTCTGCTCGTCCTTCCAGAACCTGTAGCCCTCGGCGTTGCGGTCGATGATCGCCTCGGCGCCCATCGAGCGGCAGATGTCCGCCTTCTGGTCGCTGGAGACGACACAGATCGGGTTGGCGCCGCCGGCCAGCGCGAACTGCGTGGCGTAGCTGCCGAGTCCGCCGCTGGCGCCCCAGATCAGGACGTTGTCGCCCTGCTTCATCCCGGCGCCGTTGCGGGAGACCAGCTGCCGGTACGCGGTGGAGTTCACCAGGCCCGGTGCGGCGGCCTCCTCCCAGCTGAGGTGGTCGGGCTTCGGCATCAGCTGGTTGGACTTGACGAGCGCGATCTCGGCGAGACCGCCGAAGTTGGTCTCGAAGCCCCAGATCCGCTGCTCGGGGTCGAGCATGGTGTCGTTGTGGCCGTCCGACGACTCCATCTCGACGGACAGACAGTGCGCGACGACCTCGTCACCGGGCTGCCAGACGTTGACGCCGGGGCCGGTGCGCAGGACGACGCCCGCGAGGTCGGAGCCGATGATGTGGTACGGCAGGTCGTGGCGCTTGGCCAGCTCGTTGGTGCGGCCGTAGCGCTCCAGGAACCCGAAGGTGGACAGCGGCTCGAAGATCGAGGTCCACACGGAGTTGTAGTTGACCGAGGAGGCCATGACGGCCACCAGGGCCTCGCCCGGACCGAGTTCCGGGACCGGGACCTCGTCCAGGTGGATCGACTTGCGGGGGTCCTTGTCACGGGTGGTGAGCCCCGCGAACATCTCCGTCTCGTCCTTGTGCACGGTGATCGCGCGGTACGACTCGGGGAGCGGCAGTGCGGCGAAGTCGGCGGACACGGAGTCCGGCGACTGGATCGCGTCCAGGATGTCCTTCACGGTGGTGCCTCCGGCGACGAGCGTCCGAGGGAAGACGCTGTTGAGGGTTACGTCGGGTGCTGAGCTGTGCGGTGATGCCGTCGGTTCGGCGGAGGTGGTGCGGCGGCGGCGCTGTGTGTGGCGCGGAAGGGTGCCTGTGACGCAGGCGTCCGGGCGCGTGAACCGTGGTTCTCGGGGACAGCCGACGTACGGAGGATCTCTGCACGCCGGCCGCCCGGACTCCTTCAACGTATGGCACGCCGTGTCACCCCGCAAGGCACCCAGTGCCAGAAAGTTCGCTCAGGTGAAATCTTTACGTAACACCTGAGCGATGATCGATCAGGCGGCCGGAGAAAAGGGCCTCTGACGTGCCAAAACGGCCACCCCGAAGGGTGGCCGTCATCACAGTTACCAATGAGTAGAAGAGGGTTTCAAGCGGGTCCCGAGCCGGGCTCGGCCCCGGCTCGACCGGGATCTCAGCGGTCCCGGAGTGCCTCTTCGATGGTGCGCATGACCTCGTCGAGGGGGGCGTCGGTACGGGCGACGGTCACCAGGACCTCGCCGTGGGCGGAGGCCGTCGCGGCGGCCGGCTCGGGCGCCAGGGTGCGGCCCGCGCCGATGCCCGTGCCGAACGTCCTGCGGACGATGGCGAAGGCGTGGTCGAGCTGGGTCTCGACATCGCCCTGCCCGCCGGACCGGAGCCACCGCCGCAGCACGTGGTTGTGCGCGGTGACGACCGCCGACGCGGCCACCTCGGCGAGCAGCGGGTCGTCGTTGCCGGCGTCGTGGTGGGCGTGCTCGTCGAAGTGGCCCAGCAGATAACGGGTGAAGAGCCGCTCGTAGCGGGCCACGGAGGCGATCTCCGCCTCCCGGAGGGTGGGGACCTCACGGGTCAGCTTGTAGCGGGCGACCGAGATCTCCGGCCGGGCCGCGTACATCTTCATGACCTCCTTGATGCCGCGGCACACCGTGTCGAGCGGGTGCTCGTGCGGGGGTGCCGCGTTGAGCACCGCCTCGGCGCGGATCAGGGTGTCGTCGTGGTCCGGGAAGATCGCCTCTTCCTTGGAGCGGAAGTGGCGGAAGAAGGTACGGCGGGCGACGCCGGCCGCCGCCGCGATCTCGTCGACGGTGGTCGCCTCGTACCCCTTGGTCGAGAACAGCTCCATGGCCGCGGCCGCCAGTTCCCGGCGCATCTTGAGGCGTTGGGCGGCGGCACGACTTCCCGCGGCGCTCTCCGGAGCGTCGGGCGCAGCTGGTGTACGTGAGGACTTGGCGGGCTGGGACATGCCCCGAACGTACTGCATCCGTGCAGGAGAGTGCGCGTGTCCGGCCGTCTCCCCGCCCGGCCCGGCCGGGGAAGTGGCCAGGTGGGCGGGTGGGAGAGCGACGGAGCGGCCGGGTGTGGAGGAGGCGGCGGAGCGGACCGGCGGCGGACGGGTGCCGGGGCCGAGCAGCCCGCCCCAGTCCGTGCGCGCCGCCGGCCGGCCCGTCAGGGCCGGCTCCGCCGTGCCCGGCGCCGCGCCCGTGCCCGCCCCGGTCCCGTCGTCCGCCCGCTCAGCGCTTGGCATATTCGCGGAAGCCACGGCCCGTCTTGCGGCCGAGGCAGCCCGCGGCCACCAGGTGCTCCAGCAGCGGGGCCGGTGCGAGTCCCGGGTCGCGGAACTCGCGGTGCAGGACCTTCTCGATGGCCAGGGAGACGTCGAGACCGACCACGTCGAGCAGTTCGAACGGGCCCATCGGGTAGCCGCCGCCCAGCTTCATGGCCGCGTCGATGTCGTCCAGCGTCGCGTAGTGCTCCTGGACCATCTTGATCGCGTTGTTCAGGTACGGGAACAGCAGCGCGTTCACGATGAAACCGGCGCGGTCGCCGCAGTCCACCGGGTGCTTGCGGACCTTCGCGCACAGCTCGCGGACCGTGGCGTGGACGTCGTCGGCGGTCAGCACCGTGCGGACCACCTCGACCAGCTTCATCGCGGGCGCCGGGTTGAAGAAGTGCATCCCGATGACGTCCTGCGGGCGCGAGGTGGCGCGGGCGCAGGCCACGACGGGCAGCGAGGAGGTGGTGGTGGCGAGGATCGCGCCCGGCTTGCAGACCTTGTCGAAGGTCGCGAACAGCTGCCGCTTGACCTCCAGGTCCTCGGCCACGGCCTCCAGCGCCAGATCGACGTCCGCGAACGCGTCGTACGACCCC
The sequence above is drawn from the Streptomyces griseiscabiei genome and encodes:
- the ccrA gene encoding crotonyl-CoA carboxylase/reductase, with amino-acid sequence MKDILDAIQSPDSVSADFAALPLPESYRAITVHKDETEMFAGLTTRDKDPRKSIHLDEVPVPELGPGEALVAVMASSVNYNSVWTSIFEPLSTFGFLERYGRTNELAKRHDLPYHIIGSDLAGVVLRTGPGVNVWQPGDEVVAHCLSVEMESSDGHNDTMLDPEQRIWGFETNFGGLAEIALVKSNQLMPKPDHLSWEEAAAPGLVNSTAYRQLVSRNGAGMKQGDNVLIWGASGGLGSYATQFALAGGANPICVVSSDQKADICRSMGAEAIIDRNAEGYRFWKDEQTQDPKEWKRFGKRIRELTGGEDIDIVFEHPGRETFGASVFVTRKGGTITTCASTSGYMHEYDNRYLWMSLKRIIGSHFANYREAWEANRLIAKGKIHPTLSKVYSLEETGQAAYDVHRNLHQGKVGVLALAPEEGLGVRDHAKRAQHIDAINRFRNI
- a CDS encoding TetR family transcriptional regulator, with product MQYVRGMSQPAKSSRTPAAPDAPESAAGSRAAAQRLKMRRELAAAAMELFSTKGYEATTVDEIAAAAGVARRTFFRHFRSKEEAIFPDHDDTLIRAEAVLNAAPPHEHPLDTVCRGIKEVMKMYAARPEISVARYKLTREVPTLREAEIASVARYERLFTRYLLGHFDEHAHHDAGNDDPLLAEVAASAVVTAHNHVLRRWLRSGGQGDVETQLDHAFAIVRRTFGTGIGAGRTLAPEPAAATASAHGEVLVTVARTDAPLDEVMRTIEEALRDR